The genomic window GGTTCGTTTCACTTTTAGAACCTGTAATATTTAGTTGCGAATCATCAATAGTGAATATTGAATTCGTGCTTAGTTTTAAATTCATTTTTTTAATTGTAAGTTGTGACTTATGAACTATGAATGATTAGAAACATAATTCAGCCCCGCAATTTACCACTCCCCATTCATAATTCAAAATTCAAAACCCATAATTCAAAACTTATAAGCGATATTTCACAATTATTTCAATTTATCGTTGTTTTTGTGACGATCTTTATCTCTAACCGATTTCAGATCCATTTTTTTGTCAAAAGCCGCTTGTAAATCGATTCCTGTTTGATTGGCCAAACACAGCACTACGAAAACAACATCTGCCAATTCTTCTCCTAAATCTTTGTTTTTG from Flavobacterium sp. KACC 22763 includes these protein-coding regions:
- a CDS encoding nucleotide pyrophosphohydrolase, yielding MDLKNAQLDVDTWIKEHGVRYFNELTNMAQLTEEVGEVARIIARRYGEQSEKESDKNKDLGEELADVVFVVLCLANQTGIDLQAAFDKKMDLKSVRDKDRHKNNDKLK